A window of Streptomyces sp. DG1A-41 contains these coding sequences:
- a CDS encoding cysteine hydrolase, with amino-acid sequence MPAYADLSELLDPRTTVLLTVECQEGVVGADSALPELAAEARAGGVLANVARLVAAAHEGGVQVVHAVAERRPDGRGASRNARLFRAAERLPVQQVSGTPAVRVAAPIEVAEEDLVVRRLHGLSPLHGTDVDPLLRNLGCRTLIVTGVSANVAVPNAVFDAVNRGYTAVVPADAIAGVPSDYTPAMIRHTLALVATVATTDEVLACLERPHGIRRA; translated from the coding sequence GTGCCCGCGTACGCAGACCTCAGCGAACTCCTCGATCCGCGGACCACCGTGCTGCTCACCGTCGAGTGCCAGGAGGGCGTCGTCGGAGCGGACAGCGCGCTGCCCGAACTCGCCGCGGAGGCACGCGCCGGCGGGGTGCTCGCCAACGTAGCCCGACTGGTGGCCGCCGCCCACGAAGGCGGCGTCCAGGTCGTCCACGCCGTCGCCGAGCGCCGTCCCGACGGCCGTGGGGCCAGCCGTAACGCCCGCCTGTTCCGGGCCGCCGAACGCCTGCCCGTCCAGCAGGTGTCCGGCACGCCGGCGGTGCGGGTCGCGGCCCCGATCGAGGTCGCCGAGGAGGACCTCGTCGTACGGCGCCTGCACGGGTTGTCGCCCCTCCACGGCACCGATGTCGACCCGCTGCTGCGCAACCTCGGCTGCCGCACGCTGATCGTCACCGGGGTCTCGGCCAACGTGGCCGTTCCCAACGCCGTGTTCGACGCCGTCAACCGCGGTTACACCGCCGTGGTCCCGGCGGACGCCATCGCGGGAGTGCCCTCGGACTACACCCCCGCGATGATCCGCCACACCCTCGCGTTGGTCGCCACGGTCGCGACCACGGACGAGGTGCTGGCGTGTCTGGAGCGCCCGCACGGGATCAGGCGAGCGTGA
- a CDS encoding pyridoxamine 5'-phosphate oxidase family protein: MTATQQRRGRKIMMTPGELDDFLATQRTCRVATVSADGTPHVSTLWFAWDGTSMWLYSVVRSKRWADLRRDPRVAIVVDTGEEYDELRGVELSGTVEFVGEIPRTGELHAELDVPETLFARKNFGLEEMPHDGRHAWLRLTPQKIVSWDFRKLAAQ, translated from the coding sequence ATGACCGCCACTCAGCAGCGCCGGGGCCGGAAGATCATGATGACGCCTGGCGAGCTGGACGACTTCCTCGCCACACAGCGCACCTGCCGGGTCGCCACGGTGTCGGCCGACGGCACGCCGCATGTGAGCACGCTGTGGTTCGCCTGGGACGGCACCTCGATGTGGTTGTACTCGGTCGTGCGCAGCAAACGGTGGGCCGACCTGCGGCGCGACCCGAGGGTGGCGATCGTGGTCGACACCGGCGAGGAGTACGACGAGCTGCGCGGCGTCGAGCTGTCGGGCACCGTCGAGTTCGTGGGCGAGATCCCCCGCACCGGCGAGCTGCACGCCGAACTCGACGTCCCTGAGACGCTGTTCGCCCGGAAGAACTTCGGCCTGGAGGAGATGCCGCACGACGGCCGGCACGCCTGGCTGCGCCTGACGCCGCAGAAGATCGTCTCCTGGGACTTCCGCAAGCTGGCGGCGCAGTAG
- a CDS encoding LysR family transcriptional regulator, whose amino-acid sequence MLNLERLRTLDALARHGSVSGAAEGLHITTSAVSQQMSKLEREVGQQLLAKNGRGVRLTDAGRLLAEHAARILSQVELAQSDLEAQRGQVVGELRLSAFPTAARGLFPLALSALRERHPALRLRSCELEPEAGIAGVVRGDVDLAVVLDWYNKPMALPDGLVKAPILDDPADVAMPADHRLAGRDEVDLAEFADDEWITWGEGEFCHEWLMFTLRSQGIEPLVGHRAAETHTQLALVAAGLGVCVAPLLGRRPVPAGVVTVPVRQRVRRHVYVVWRADADRRPSIRAAVKALRAAGESLG is encoded by the coding sequence ATGTTGAACCTGGAGCGCCTGCGCACCCTCGACGCCCTCGCCCGGCACGGCTCGGTCAGCGGCGCCGCCGAGGGACTGCACATCACGACGTCCGCCGTCTCCCAGCAGATGTCCAAGCTGGAGCGGGAGGTCGGCCAGCAGCTCCTCGCCAAGAACGGCCGGGGCGTGCGGCTCACCGACGCCGGCCGGCTGCTCGCCGAGCACGCCGCGCGCATCCTGTCCCAGGTCGAACTCGCCCAGTCCGACCTGGAGGCGCAGCGTGGACAGGTCGTCGGCGAGCTGAGACTGTCGGCGTTCCCGACGGCTGCCCGCGGTCTGTTCCCGCTCGCGCTGTCCGCGCTGCGCGAGCGGCATCCCGCGCTCCGGCTGCGCTCCTGCGAGCTGGAACCGGAGGCGGGCATCGCCGGGGTGGTGCGCGGCGACGTCGACCTCGCCGTGGTGCTCGACTGGTACAATAAGCCGATGGCGCTGCCCGACGGCCTGGTCAAGGCGCCGATCCTGGACGACCCCGCCGATGTGGCCATGCCCGCGGACCACCGGCTCGCCGGGCGTGACGAGGTGGACCTCGCCGAGTTCGCCGACGACGAGTGGATCACCTGGGGCGAGGGCGAGTTCTGTCACGAGTGGCTGATGTTCACGCTCCGCTCGCAGGGCATCGAGCCGCTCGTCGGCCACCGCGCCGCCGAGACCCACACCCAGCTCGCGCTGGTCGCCGCGGGCCTCGGCGTGTGCGTCGCCCCGCTGCTCGGCCGCCGTCCCGTGCCCGCCGGGGTCGTCACCGTCCCCGTCAGGCAACGGGTCAGGCGGCACGTGTACGTGGTCTGGCGGGCGGACGCCGACCGCCGCCCGTCGATCCGGGCCGCGGTGAAGGCCCTTCGGGCGGCGGGGGAGAGCCTCGGCTGA
- a CDS encoding DMT family transporter, whose translation MTTVTTLSRVTTPSGGRPRRRLDWRLRFVALSLIWGFSFLLIKVGTGGYAPFQVTLGRLVFGTAVLAAAMAVRRERLPRGAGTWGHLTVAAFLLNALPFSLFAYAELTIPSTLAGICNATSPLWGMALSLVALSEDRPTRVRVAGLGLGFLGVLTVLGAWQGFHGLDATGTALALLASLSYPIGWIYVRRTLAGTSHSHLAMTGAQLLLATVQLAVVTPLFTTLPTSLSVGPLLAIAALGALGTGLAVLLQYGLVAEVGPTTAQMVTYFIPVIATAAGVTLLGESLTWSTPVGAVIVLIGAALTQVRPKAGT comes from the coding sequence ATGACCACCGTCACCACCCTCAGCCGGGTCACCACCCCCTCGGGGGGCCGCCCCCGTCGCCGCCTCGACTGGCGTCTCCGCTTCGTCGCCCTGTCCCTGATCTGGGGCTTCAGCTTCCTCCTCATCAAGGTGGGCACCGGGGGGTACGCGCCGTTCCAGGTCACACTCGGACGGCTGGTGTTCGGTACGGCGGTGCTGGCCGCCGCGATGGCGGTGCGCCGCGAGCGGCTGCCGCGCGGGGCGGGTACCTGGGGGCATCTGACGGTCGCCGCGTTCCTGCTCAACGCCCTGCCGTTCTCGCTGTTCGCGTACGCCGAGCTGACCATCCCGTCCACGCTGGCGGGCATCTGCAACGCGACCTCGCCGCTGTGGGGCATGGCGCTGTCCCTGGTCGCCCTGTCGGAGGACCGCCCGACCCGGGTGCGCGTCGCCGGGCTCGGCCTCGGCTTCCTCGGAGTCCTCACGGTGCTGGGTGCCTGGCAGGGCTTCCACGGCCTGGACGCCACCGGCACGGCGCTGGCCCTGCTGGCCTCCCTCAGCTACCCGATCGGCTGGATCTACGTCCGCCGCACCCTGGCCGGCACCAGCCACTCACACCTTGCGATGACGGGCGCGCAGTTGCTGCTCGCGACGGTCCAACTGGCTGTCGTGACCCCGCTGTTCACGACCCTGCCCACCAGTCTGTCCGTCGGGCCGCTGCTGGCGATCGCCGCCCTGGGCGCACTGGGCACGGGCCTGGCGGTCCTCCTCCAGTACGGCCTGGTCGCCGAAGTCGGGCCGACGACGGCCCAGATGGTCACGTACTTCATCCCGGTCATCGCCACGGCCGCGGGCGTCACCCTCCTCGGCGAGTCGCTCACGTGGTCGACACCGGTCGGGGCGGTCATCGTCCTGATCGGCGCGGCACTTACGCAGGTCCGGCCGAAGGCTGGGACGTAG
- a CDS encoding aminotransferase class I/II-fold pyridoxal phosphate-dependent enzyme: MLGEYRISGRRAADISASVERAVGSGELRPGQLLPPMRELAEQLGVNPNTVAAAYRTLRERGVIETAGRRGSRVRPAPATTGRDHIRVDVPEGVRDVSSGNPDPALLPALAEAFAAAAAEGDRAPVLYGEAPVDPELARITRGGFDADGVPEGPLAVVSGALDAVERVLAAHLKPGDTVAVEDPGWSRTLDLVPALGLRTVPVGLDDEGPCADDVRRALAAGARALIVTDRAQNPTGAAVSATRARALRSVLQEHPETLLIEDDHGHGIVDVPLHPLAGATRHWAFVRSAAKAYGPDLRLALLTGDAVTLDRVHGRQRLGPGWVSRLMQRALVRLWVDGAVDTRAVAAAYGRRRDVLIGALDRRGVVAHGRSGMNVWVPVPDETGAVARLLHAGWAVAPGARFRLSAPPGIRVTVSTLTEDETEALADAIASALGPAPARSYV, translated from the coding sequence GTGCTAGGAGAGTATCGGATCAGCGGACGTCGCGCAGCGGACATTTCCGCGAGCGTCGAGCGGGCGGTGGGGAGCGGTGAGCTGCGGCCGGGTCAACTGCTGCCGCCGATGCGGGAGTTGGCCGAGCAGCTGGGAGTGAATCCCAACACGGTCGCGGCCGCGTACCGGACCCTGCGCGAGCGCGGGGTCATCGAGACCGCGGGCCGGCGCGGCAGCCGGGTGCGGCCCGCGCCGGCCACGACCGGGCGGGACCACATCAGGGTCGACGTCCCCGAAGGCGTGCGCGACGTGTCCAGCGGCAACCCGGATCCGGCTCTGCTGCCGGCCCTCGCGGAGGCGTTCGCGGCGGCGGCCGCCGAGGGCGACCGTGCTCCGGTGCTGTACGGCGAGGCACCCGTGGATCCCGAGCTGGCCCGGATCACCCGGGGCGGGTTCGACGCCGACGGGGTGCCGGAAGGACCGCTCGCCGTGGTCTCCGGAGCGCTCGACGCCGTGGAGCGGGTTCTGGCGGCCCACCTCAAGCCCGGCGACACCGTCGCCGTCGAGGACCCCGGCTGGAGCAGGACACTGGACCTCGTCCCGGCGCTCGGGCTGCGGACCGTCCCCGTCGGCCTCGACGACGAGGGGCCGTGCGCCGACGACGTACGGCGGGCGCTGGCGGCCGGGGCGCGTGCCCTGATCGTCACGGACCGGGCGCAGAACCCGACCGGCGCCGCGGTGAGCGCCACGCGCGCGCGTGCCCTGCGGTCCGTGCTCCAGGAGCACCCGGAGACCCTCCTCATCGAGGACGACCACGGGCACGGCATCGTCGACGTGCCCCTCCATCCCCTGGCCGGAGCCACCCGGCACTGGGCGTTCGTGCGCTCGGCCGCCAAGGCCTACGGACCCGATCTGCGCCTCGCCCTCCTCACCGGGGACGCCGTCACCCTCGACCGGGTCCACGGCCGGCAGCGGCTCGGGCCCGGCTGGGTGAGCCGGCTGATGCAGCGGGCATTGGTGCGGCTGTGGGTCGACGGGGCGGTGGACACGCGCGCGGTGGCGGCGGCGTACGGGAGGCGCCGGGACGTGCTGATCGGTGCGCTCGACCGGCGCGGTGTCGTGGCGCACGGGCGCAGCGGCATGAACGTGTGGGTGCCCGTGCCGGACGAGACCGGCGCCGTCGCCCGGCTGCTGCACGCCGGCTGGGCCGTCGCCCCCGGCGCCCGCTTCCGGCTGAGCGCACCGCCCGGCATCCGGGTCACCGTCTCGACGCTCACCGAGGACGAGACCGAGGCGCTGGCCGACGCGATCGCCTCCGCCCTGGGGCCGGCTCCGGCGCGGAGTTACGTCTGA
- a CDS encoding pyridoxamine 5'-phosphate oxidase family protein codes for MPGTPQTPSQPAAYAPTDRTVPTRAPDRASYDRELVHSILDEAYVCHLGFVRDGAPVVLPTLYARVGERLYVHGSTGSRPLRAAGQADPGLPVCLTVTHVDGLVLARSAFHHSINYRSVVVHGVAHDVTDPEEKRQALDALVDHVVTGRSADSRPANKKELAATAVLRLDLDEVSAKLRTGGVNDEPEDLGLPHWAGVVPVRKTYGTPIADPDLGPGTELPDYLRAL; via the coding sequence ATGCCGGGGACCCCGCAGACGCCGTCGCAACCCGCCGCCTACGCCCCCACCGACCGCACCGTCCCCACCCGCGCGCCGGACCGGGCCTCGTACGACAGGGAACTGGTGCACTCGATACTCGACGAGGCCTACGTCTGTCATCTGGGCTTCGTCCGCGACGGCGCGCCGGTCGTGCTGCCCACGCTGTACGCCCGGGTCGGCGAGCGGCTCTATGTGCACGGCTCGACGGGCTCGCGCCCGCTGCGGGCGGCCGGCCAGGCCGACCCGGGACTCCCGGTCTGCCTGACCGTCACGCACGTCGACGGACTGGTCCTGGCCCGCTCGGCCTTCCACCACTCGATCAACTACCGCTCCGTGGTGGTGCACGGCGTCGCCCACGACGTGACGGATCCCGAGGAGAAGCGGCAGGCCCTGGACGCCCTGGTCGACCACGTCGTCACGGGCCGTTCCGCCGACTCGCGGCCGGCCAACAAGAAGGAACTGGCCGCCACCGCGGTGCTCCGCCTCGACCTGGACGAGGTCTCCGCCAAGCTCCGCACCGGCGGCGTGAACGACGAACCGGAGGACCTCGGCCTGCCGCACTGGGCGGGTGTGGTCCCGGTGCGTAAGACCTACGGCACTCCGATCGCCGACCCGGACCTGGGCCCCGGCACCGAGCTGCCCGACTACTTGAGGGCGCTGTAA
- a CDS encoding EamA family transporter → MSKTASGLPVGRGLLYLIVAGVAWGTAGAAASLVYRTSDMGPVALSFWRCAAGLVLLLAVRLVRPRAGTAVREPLGRRALRAGITGLGLAVFQTAYFAAVSATGLAVATAVTLGAGPVLIALGARLTLAERLGRGGTAAVAGALAGLAVLVLGGGGTTVRPWGVLLALLSAAGYSAMTLLTRRWGRDGGADASRTTVGAFAVTSLCLLPFAVAEGLLPHTEEPGRVLVLLAYVAAVPTALAYGLYFAGAAVVRSATVSVIMLLEPVSAAVLAVVLLGEHLTAATLAGTVLMLGSVVGLAVGEARGARVSKEPVMLV, encoded by the coding sequence GTGTCGAAGACTGCCTCCGGCCTGCCCGTAGGGCGAGGCCTCCTCTACCTGATCGTCGCCGGTGTCGCCTGGGGCACCGCGGGCGCGGCCGCCTCACTGGTCTACCGGACCAGTGACATGGGGCCCGTCGCCCTCTCCTTCTGGCGCTGCGCCGCCGGACTCGTGCTGCTGCTCGCCGTCCGCCTCGTCCGGCCACGGGCCGGGACCGCCGTACGGGAGCCGCTGGGGCGCCGGGCGCTGCGGGCCGGGATCACCGGACTCGGGCTCGCGGTGTTCCAGACGGCCTACTTCGCGGCCGTCTCCGCCACCGGCCTCGCCGTCGCCACGGCCGTCACCCTGGGCGCCGGGCCCGTGCTCATCGCGCTCGGTGCCCGGCTGACGCTCGCCGAGCGCCTCGGCCGGGGCGGAACCGCCGCCGTCGCGGGTGCTCTCGCCGGGCTCGCGGTCCTCGTCCTCGGGGGCGGGGGCACGACCGTGCGCCCGTGGGGTGTGCTGCTCGCGCTGCTGTCCGCGGCCGGGTACAGCGCGATGACGCTGCTCACCCGCCGGTGGGGCCGCGACGGCGGGGCCGACGCCTCCCGGACGACCGTCGGGGCCTTCGCCGTCACGAGCCTGTGCCTGTTGCCGTTCGCCGTGGCCGAGGGGCTGCTGCCGCACACCGAGGAACCCGGCCGGGTCCTGGTCCTGCTGGCGTACGTCGCCGCCGTCCCCACGGCCCTCGCCTACGGCCTCTACTTCGCCGGCGCGGCCGTCGTACGGTCGGCCACCGTCTCGGTGATCATGCTGCTGGAGCCGGTGAGTGCGGCGGTGCTCGCCGTCGTCCTGCTCGGTGAGCACCTCACGGCGGCGACGCTGGCCGGCACCGTGCTGATGCTGGGCTCGGTCGTGGGGCTCGCGGTGGGGGAGGCGCGGGGTGCGAGGGTGTCCAAGGAGCCGGTGATGCTCGTGTGA
- a CDS encoding EamA family transporter, whose translation MPVRTSDSSPSRHGKGVGLGLALLSAVAFGGSGVAAKPLIEAGLDPLHVVWLRVAGAALVMLPLAVRHRALLRRRPGLLAGFGLLAVAGVQACYFAALSRIPVGVALLIEYLAPALVLGWVRFVQRRPVTRAAAVGVVLAVGGLACVVEVWSGLGFDALGLLLALGAACCQVGYFVLSDQGSDAGDEAPDPLGVIAYGLLVGAAVLTVVARPWSMDWSVLQGTARMDGTPVAAVALLAWIVLVATVVAYVTGVLAVRRLSPQVAGVVACLEAVIATVLAWILLGEHLSAPQLAGGVIVLVGAFIAQSSTPAKGSERPVASGGPERKLSRPGKAA comes from the coding sequence GTGCCGGTGCGTACGTCTGACAGCAGCCCCAGCAGGCACGGAAAGGGCGTCGGCCTCGGCCTCGCGCTCCTGTCCGCGGTCGCCTTCGGCGGATCCGGTGTCGCGGCCAAGCCGCTGATCGAGGCGGGTCTGGACCCGCTGCACGTGGTGTGGCTGCGCGTCGCCGGGGCGGCCCTGGTGATGCTGCCGCTCGCCGTGCGCCACCGCGCGCTGCTGCGCCGCCGCCCCGGACTGCTCGCCGGGTTCGGGCTGCTGGCCGTCGCCGGTGTCCAGGCCTGCTACTTCGCCGCGCTCTCCCGTATCCCCGTCGGGGTGGCACTGCTCATCGAGTACCTGGCGCCCGCCCTCGTGCTCGGCTGGGTGCGGTTCGTACAGCGGCGGCCCGTGACGCGTGCCGCGGCGGTCGGTGTCGTCCTCGCCGTCGGCGGGCTCGCGTGCGTGGTCGAGGTGTGGTCGGGGCTGGGGTTCGACGCCCTGGGGTTGCTGCTCGCCCTCGGCGCGGCCTGCTGCCAGGTCGGCTACTTCGTCCTCTCCGACCAGGGCAGCGACGCCGGGGACGAGGCGCCCGACCCGCTCGGCGTCATCGCCTACGGCCTGCTCGTCGGCGCGGCCGTGCTGACCGTCGTCGCCCGGCCCTGGAGCATGGACTGGTCCGTGCTCCAGGGCACCGCGCGCATGGACGGCACGCCCGTCGCCGCGGTCGCCCTGCTGGCCTGGATCGTCCTCGTCGCCACGGTCGTCGCGTACGTCACCGGCGTGCTCGCCGTGCGCCGGCTCTCCCCGCAGGTCGCCGGTGTCGTGGCCTGTCTCGAAGCGGTCATCGCCACCGTCCTGGCCTGGATCCTGCTGGGCGAGCACCTGTCGGCGCCGCAGCTCGCCGGTGGCGTGATCGTGCTGGTGGGCGCGTTCATCGCACAGTCCTCGACGCCCGCGAAGGGCTCCGAACGGCCGGTGGCGAGCGGCGGTCCGGAAAGGAAGTTGTCCCGGCCCGGAAAGGCCGCATAG
- a CDS encoding Clp protease N-terminal domain-containing protein → MQPRIPRQSAHEHGIHRAENDARLSAELASVVTGARRRAVRDADRQIDTAHLLHSLLESDPEVRVVFGDGPHIARLLGYLVQRSIGYGLRWQSGVEDSGAVPVVTETAGFSPLAAASMEYACERAVRHGGPARGIDLLAAIVVDSQARAVEVLQRAGIDPHAVLARIDGWIDRPQEHVDRP, encoded by the coding sequence GTGCAACCCCGTATCCCCCGCCAGTCGGCCCATGAGCACGGCATCCACCGCGCGGAGAACGATGCCAGGCTCAGTGCGGAGCTGGCATCGGTGGTCACCGGTGCCCGCCGGAGAGCGGTCAGGGACGCGGACCGGCAGATCGACACGGCCCACTTGCTCCACTCGCTGCTGGAGTCCGACCCCGAGGTGCGTGTCGTCTTCGGCGACGGGCCGCACATCGCGCGACTGCTCGGCTACCTCGTCCAGCGCAGCATCGGCTACGGCCTGCGCTGGCAGAGCGGCGTCGAGGACTCCGGCGCCGTCCCCGTCGTGACGGAGACCGCGGGCTTCTCGCCGCTGGCCGCGGCCTCGATGGAGTACGCCTGCGAACGCGCCGTGCGGCACGGTGGGCCGGCCCGCGGGATCGACCTGCTCGCGGCGATCGTCGTCGACTCGCAGGCGCGCGCGGTCGAGGTGCTCCAACGTGCCGGGATCGACCCGCACGCGGTGCTCGCCCGGATCGACGGCTGGATCGACCGGCCTCAGGAACACGTCGACCGGCCTTAG
- a CDS encoding SRPBCC family protein: MAEVSAEAHIGAPAEKVWAKLTDWSAYGEWNATHTSFPAGGPEPLEVGATFQENLRLMNFPAEVEWTVEALEPAQALAIRGKGPMGVTVATRYTLTPVGDATTVRIDGEFTGATVSLMAGKLKDSATAALNESLRRLDGMVT; this comes from the coding sequence ATGGCCGAGGTCAGCGCGGAGGCACACATCGGGGCGCCGGCCGAGAAGGTGTGGGCCAAGCTCACGGACTGGTCGGCGTACGGTGAGTGGAACGCGACCCACACGAGCTTCCCGGCGGGCGGACCCGAACCCCTCGAAGTGGGCGCGACGTTCCAGGAGAACCTGCGGCTCATGAACTTCCCGGCCGAGGTGGAGTGGACCGTCGAGGCACTGGAACCGGCCCAGGCGCTCGCCATCCGCGGCAAGGGCCCGATGGGCGTGACCGTCGCGACGCGCTACACCCTCACGCCCGTCGGTGACGCGACGACGGTCCGCATCGACGGCGAGTTCACGGGCGCGACGGTGTCGCTGATGGCGGGCAAACTCAAGGACTCGGCCACGGCCGCCCTGAACGAGTCGCTGCGCAGGCTGGACGGCATGGTGACCTGA
- a CDS encoding PadR family transcriptional regulator: MRTHGFEHGHGHGGPRHGGRGGFEGLRAAFGPFGPGGPGWGGPGGPGFGPGPWGGRGRGGPRGRARRGDVRASILALLKDRPMHGYEMIQEIAERSGGAWKPSPGSVYPTLQLLEDEGLIASESEGGKKLFSLTEAGRAAAEEGPEAPWEEASRGVDWEALGEVRQAGFGLMEAFGQVWKTGSKEQREKALGVINEARKKLYLILADED; the protein is encoded by the coding sequence ATGCGTACTCACGGATTCGAGCATGGGCATGGCCACGGGGGACCCCGTCACGGCGGCCGGGGTGGTTTCGAGGGGCTGCGTGCGGCCTTCGGGCCCTTCGGGCCGGGCGGGCCCGGCTGGGGCGGGCCCGGTGGCCCGGGCTTCGGTCCCGGACCCTGGGGCGGACGAGGGCGTGGCGGGCCGAGGGGAAGGGCGCGGCGCGGTGACGTACGGGCCTCGATCCTGGCCCTGCTGAAGGACCGGCCCATGCACGGCTACGAGATGATCCAGGAGATCGCCGAGCGCAGCGGCGGGGCGTGGAAGCCCAGTCCCGGCTCGGTGTACCCCACCCTCCAGTTGCTGGAGGACGAGGGCCTGATCGCGAGTGAGTCCGAGGGCGGCAAGAAGCTGTTCTCGCTCACCGAGGCGGGCCGCGCCGCGGCCGAAGAGGGGCCCGAGGCGCCCTGGGAGGAGGCCTCCCGCGGGGTCGACTGGGAGGCTCTCGGCGAGGTCCGTCAGGCCGGCTTCGGTCTCATGGAGGCCTTCGGCCAGGTCTGGAAGACCGGCAGCAAGGAGCAGCGGGAGAAGGCGCTCGGCGTCATCAATGAAGCCCGCAAGAAGCTGTATCTGATCCTCGCTGACGAGGACTGA
- a CDS encoding helix-turn-helix domain-containing protein, translating into MSWTDPDCPVARTLDLVGDKWSLLVIRDAMDGARSFTDFQRRTGIARNILTDRLRKLTARGLLAQRTAPSGRRREYVLTDVGRDLFPVIVTLRQWGERHAFAPGEAHSVLVDQHGTPVPEIVPTRADGTLLGADTTHVQKI; encoded by the coding sequence ATGTCCTGGACCGACCCCGACTGCCCCGTCGCCCGCACGCTCGACCTCGTCGGCGACAAGTGGAGCCTCCTCGTCATCCGCGACGCGATGGACGGGGCGCGATCGTTCACCGACTTCCAGCGACGGACCGGCATCGCCCGCAACATCCTCACGGATCGCCTCCGCAAGCTCACCGCTCGCGGGCTCCTCGCCCAGCGCACCGCACCTTCGGGCCGCCGCCGGGAATACGTACTCACCGACGTCGGTCGCGACCTCTTTCCGGTCATCGTGACCCTGCGGCAGTGGGGAGAGCGTCATGCCTTCGCCCCTGGCGAGGCTCACTCCGTCCTGGTCGACCAGCACGGCACCCCTGTGCCGGAAATCGTGCCGACCAGGGCCGACGGCACCCTCCTCGGTGCCGACACCACCCATGTGCAGAAGATCTAG
- a CDS encoding MFS transporter, whose protein sequence is MNAWRRLLLAVVSGVAVASIYAAQPVLEPMGRDLGVSAELTGWIIATGQFGYLAGLVLLVPLGDVVDRRRLIAVHLTITAMGLILTASASAAWVAFLGLAAAGGFAVVVQTTVAYAASISPPGERGRNIGVVTSGVVVGILGARVVTGTLAEVWGWRSVYAVLAVLSLGLPALVLLALPSEKRLDQPAAYRQVVVSLGRLFGQGIFLTRGLIAFFSFASFGTLWSGLSLPLAHAPWQLSESQIGLFGVAGLAGALGAARAGRWADTGRTAPVTGLALALLILSWAAIAQLPRSLWVLIGGIVVLDFAVQAVHVSNQHLLTAAFADRVSSVIGGYMVFYSLGSALGAAATTVLFTAYGWAGSSLLGAGFAACALAVWATDRRLRRVGLGERLRRDKAREPDRGARQWEREREPDVGPACSLAGAVPHAHHHRCTG, encoded by the coding sequence ATGAACGCGTGGCGGCGGTTACTGCTCGCGGTGGTGTCCGGCGTCGCTGTGGCGAGCATCTATGCCGCGCAGCCGGTTCTGGAACCGATGGGACGCGATCTCGGTGTGTCGGCAGAACTCACCGGATGGATCATCGCGACCGGCCAGTTCGGTTATCTGGCAGGCCTGGTCCTGCTGGTGCCGCTCGGCGATGTGGTCGACAGGCGTCGGCTCATCGCCGTGCACCTGACGATCACCGCCATGGGCCTGATCCTCACGGCCTCGGCGTCAGCCGCCTGGGTGGCGTTCCTGGGGCTCGCGGCGGCTGGGGGGTTCGCGGTCGTGGTGCAGACGACGGTTGCCTACGCCGCGTCGATCTCGCCGCCTGGCGAACGTGGACGGAACATCGGTGTCGTGACCTCGGGCGTTGTGGTCGGCATCCTGGGCGCGCGGGTCGTCACCGGCACACTCGCCGAGGTGTGGGGCTGGCGGAGCGTGTATGCCGTGCTCGCGGTGCTGTCACTCGGGCTCCCAGCGCTCGTCCTCTTGGCACTGCCGTCGGAAAAGCGTCTCGACCAACCCGCGGCGTACAGGCAGGTCGTCGTCTCGCTCGGCAGACTGTTCGGGCAGGGCATCTTCCTGACGCGCGGGCTCATCGCGTTCTTCTCGTTCGCATCCTTCGGAACCCTGTGGAGCGGACTGTCCCTCCCGCTGGCGCACGCGCCGTGGCAGCTGAGCGAGAGCCAGATCGGACTGTTCGGCGTCGCCGGACTCGCCGGCGCACTCGGCGCGGCACGCGCGGGACGGTGGGCGGACACAGGCCGGACGGCCCCGGTCACCGGTCTCGCGCTCGCCCTTCTCATCCTCTCGTGGGCAGCGATCGCACAGCTGCCGCGGTCACTGTGGGTCCTCATCGGCGGAATCGTGGTTCTCGACTTCGCGGTCCAAGCCGTGCATGTGAGCAACCAACACCTGCTCACCGCCGCGTTTGCGGATCGCGTCAGCAGCGTCATCGGCGGCTACATGGTCTTCTACTCACTCGGCTCCGCCCTTGGCGCCGCCGCGACCACCGTCCTCTTCACCGCCTACGGCTGGGCGGGCTCCAGTCTCCTCGGGGCCGGATTCGCGGCATGCGCGCTGGCTGTCTGGGCGACCGACCGGCGGCTGCGCCGCGTTGGCCTTGGTGAGCGCCTGCGGAGG